The Patagioenas fasciata isolate bPatFas1 chromosome 25, bPatFas1.hap1, whole genome shotgun sequence genome includes a region encoding these proteins:
- the TMEM234 gene encoding transmembrane protein 234 isoform X2, translating into MATAGEAAALVLVAVLWGSTGPFLRTGAAGLEGVRRQGRLRQLLAEIRFLGLNYKYVVPFLLNQGGSLLFYLTLASADLSLAVPLCNSLALIVTLVTGRILGEDVGAKRAVAGMLLTVLGVTLCVAGS; encoded by the exons ATGGCGACCGCGG GAGAGGCGGCGGCGCTGGTGCTGGTGGccgtgctgtggggcagcaccgGGCCGTTCCTGCGCACCGGCGCGGCGGGGCTGGAGGGGGTTCGGCGCCAGGGCCGCCTGcggcagctgctggcagagatCCGCTTCCTGGGCCTCAACTACAAG TATGTGGTGCCGTTTCTGCTCAATCAAGGTGGATCTCTCCTCTTCTACCTCACCTTGGCATCTGCAG ATCTGTCCCTGGCAGTGCCACTCTGTAACTCCCTGGCATTGATCGTCACGCTGGTGACTGGGAGGATTCTGGGAGAGGATGTTGGTGCTAAAA GGGCTGTGGCAGGAATGCTGCTCACCGTCCTCGGAGTCACGCTCTGTGTAGCTGGTTCGTGA
- the TMEM234 gene encoding transmembrane protein 234 isoform X1 — protein sequence MAAAPGERGLENGGGEAAALVLVAVLWGSTGPFLRTGAAGLEGVRRQGRLRQLLAEIRFLGLNYKYVVPFLLNQGGSLLFYLTLASADLSLAVPLCNSLALIVTLVTGRILGEDVGAKRAVAGMLLTVLGVTLCVAGS from the exons ATGGCGGCCGCTCCCGGGGAACGGGGCCTTGAAAACGGCGGCG GAGAGGCGGCGGCGCTGGTGCTGGTGGccgtgctgtggggcagcaccgGGCCGTTCCTGCGCACCGGCGCGGCGGGGCTGGAGGGGGTTCGGCGCCAGGGCCGCCTGcggcagctgctggcagagatCCGCTTCCTGGGCCTCAACTACAAG TATGTGGTGCCGTTTCTGCTCAATCAAGGTGGATCTCTCCTCTTCTACCTCACCTTGGCATCTGCAG ATCTGTCCCTGGCAGTGCCACTCTGTAACTCCCTGGCATTGATCGTCACGCTGGTGACTGGGAGGATTCTGGGAGAGGATGTTGGTGCTAAAA GGGCTGTGGCAGGAATGCTGCTCACCGTCCTCGGAGTCACGCTCTGTGTAGCTGGTTCGTGA